Proteins from a single region of Nodularia sp. LEGE 06071:
- a CDS encoding GNAT family N-acetyltransferase: MKNYYQDFLIRNWEIGDRTRAASVVSYVLSEYGLGWEPKGADKDVLQIEEFYLETGGEFWVIEHQNQLVGTGAYYPIKRGRKAVEIRKMYLLSSVRGLGLGKYLLQQLEAAIANRGFQEIWIETASVLVEAVKLYESNGYQAATGVETPRCDRVYMKLLHNS; the protein is encoded by the coding sequence ATGAAAAACTATTATCAAGATTTTTTGATTCGTAACTGGGAGATAGGCGATCGCACCAGAGCAGCTTCTGTCGTCAGTTATGTATTATCAGAATATGGTCTGGGTTGGGAACCCAAGGGCGCAGACAAAGATGTGCTGCAAATAGAGGAATTTTACTTAGAAACTGGAGGTGAGTTTTGGGTAATCGAACACCAAAATCAGCTAGTTGGTACGGGGGCATATTACCCGATTAAACGTGGTAGAAAAGCTGTGGAAATCCGCAAAATGTATCTTTTATCGAGTGTCAGAGGTTTAGGACTGGGGAAATATTTATTACAACAACTAGAAGCAGCGATCGCCAACCGTGGTTTTCAGGAAATTTGGATTGAAACCGCTAGTGTATTGGTGGAAGCAGTCAAACTGTATGAAAGCAATGGTTATCAAGCTGCAACGGGAGTAGAAACACCACGCTGCGATCGCGTATATATGAAATTGCTGCACAATAGTTAA
- a CDS encoding ComF family protein gives MPIWKHSFNNFLNLFLQSNCLLCQRPTSGEFCPDCTKQLQKCQHKDPTVLWQQPIPVFGWGMYGGIVKRAIAVMKYENQPQIARPLGQWLGEAWLLSNVSKTLPLVIPIPLHPHKQKKRGYNQAALIAKSFCQTTGLKLQVNGLTRVQETKPQFDLLVSEREANLADAFAVGQELRRRRPHVPVLLVDDIYTTGATTRSAVKILNQHGITVLGLVAVTTPQKLYKQITAEQTYN, from the coding sequence ATGCCAATCTGGAAGCACAGTTTTAACAACTTTCTCAACCTGTTTCTGCAATCCAATTGTCTTTTATGCCAAAGACCTACATCTGGTGAATTTTGTCCTGACTGTACGAAGCAACTACAAAAGTGTCAGCACAAAGATCCTACGGTTTTGTGGCAACAACCAATACCAGTATTTGGCTGGGGAATGTATGGTGGGATTGTCAAAAGAGCGATCGCCGTGATGAAATATGAAAATCAACCGCAAATTGCCCGCCCCTTGGGTCAATGGCTAGGAGAAGCATGGTTGTTATCAAATGTGTCCAAAACGCTTCCTTTAGTTATCCCCATCCCACTTCATCCCCATAAGCAAAAAAAACGTGGTTATAACCAAGCTGCATTAATAGCAAAAAGTTTCTGTCAAACAACTGGGTTAAAATTGCAGGTCAATGGTTTAACCAGAGTCCAAGAAACTAAACCACAATTTGATTTATTAGTCTCTGAACGAGAAGCTAACTTAGCTGATGCATTTGCTGTTGGGCAAGAATTACGCCGTCGCCGTCCCCATGTCCCAGTGTTGTTAGTTGACGATATTTATACCACTGGTGCTACAACCAGGTCGGCTGTAAAAATACTTAATCAGCATGGTATTACCGTCTTAGGTTTAGTCGCTGTTACTACTCCCCAAAAACTTTACAAGCAAATTACAGCTGAACAAACCTATAATTAA
- a CDS encoding PPC domain-containing protein has protein sequence MISKAFVVGLRQLMIIPATLLVMGINPRVGFAQNKLYSPIPLTPSTELADTLSNKDIPTGQGGFGRDYMVNLNTGDNLVIDLSSESFDTIITLLGPNGAQVAENDDGPDGTSNSLLFTRIQETGNYIIRVWSFGETGVGPFKLKVTKLQEVK, from the coding sequence ATGATCAGTAAAGCTTTTGTGGTGGGTTTGAGACAACTAATGATTATTCCTGCCACCTTGTTAGTCATGGGCATCAATCCCAGGGTAGGATTTGCCCAAAATAAATTGTATAGTCCAATTCCTTTAACTCCCAGCACGGAACTTGCCGATACACTCTCAAATAAAGACATTCCCACAGGACAGGGTGGGTTTGGCCGTGATTATATGGTGAACCTGAACACAGGTGATAACTTAGTCATTGACTTGTCTTCTGAGAGTTTTGACACCATCATCACACTCTTAGGCCCCAATGGCGCGCAAGTGGCAGAAAATGATGATGGCCCGGATGGTACTAGCAATTCCTTACTGTTTACTCGCATTCAGGAAACCGGAAACTATATTATCCGTGTCTGGTCTTTTGGGGAAACCGGGGTTGGACCTTTTAAACTGAAGGTGACAAAACTGCAAGAAGTTAAGTAA
- the cobS gene encoding adenosylcobinamide-GDP ribazoletransferase, which yields MNQPQWWKKLGLNLFASIIFYSSIPLPYINGLDFARVAHFAPLVGVMIGSILGLCDVVMNYLGIPLLTRSALVVSIWIAITGGLHLDGAMDTADGLAVGNPEKRLEVMTDSATGAFGAMAAIALILLKTTAFIDIADHRWLVLMAACGWGRWGQQVAIARYPYLKPTGKGAFHKAAIRSYQDLLPGLFLLFSLSGVLVLLDRKYLFFALSMILAGSAIATLTGLWFHHKLGGHTGDTYGAVVEWTEALFLCVLTTF from the coding sequence ATGAATCAGCCCCAGTGGTGGAAAAAATTAGGTTTAAATTTATTTGCTAGTATAATATTCTACAGTTCTATTCCTCTGCCCTATATAAACGGGCTAGACTTCGCCAGAGTGGCGCATTTTGCCCCGCTAGTCGGGGTGATGATTGGCTCAATTTTAGGGCTATGTGATGTGGTCATGAATTATTTGGGGATACCACTGCTCACTCGTAGCGCTTTGGTGGTGAGTATTTGGATTGCGATTACTGGAGGTTTGCACTTAGATGGGGCTATGGATACTGCCGATGGTTTGGCGGTGGGTAACCCAGAAAAACGCTTAGAGGTGATGACAGATAGTGCTACAGGTGCATTTGGGGCGATGGCGGCGATCGCCTTAATCTTACTGAAAACCACAGCGTTCATAGATATTGCAGATCACCGTTGGCTAGTGCTGATGGCGGCTTGTGGATGGGGACGCTGGGGACAACAAGTAGCGATCGCTCGATATCCTTATTTGAAACCGACGGGTAAAGGCGCATTTCACAAAGCAGCGATTCGTTCATACCAGGATTTATTACCGGGACTGTTTTTATTATTTAGTCTCAGTGGTGTTTTAGTCCTATTAGATAGGAAATATTTATTTTTCGCCCTCAGTATGATATTGGCTGGAAGTGCGATCGCCACCCTTACCGGATTATGGTTCCATCACAAATTAGGCGGACACACAGGAGACACCTACGGCGCAGTTGTTGAGTGGACAGAAGCCTTATTTCTCTGCGTTTTGACCACTTTTTAG